In Thermodesulforhabdus norvegica, the DNA window GAATTCCAGAGTTTCTCTGTTGAAGTCTCTTGGTATATCAAACTGGTAAAGGAGAAGATTTTCGTCTTCCTTCCAGATTCCTGCTTTTACCAGTATTCGGAATGCAACCTGAGGATCGACATTTAGTTCGGCTTCTTTAAAAAGCTCTTTTACAAAGCCAAAGTGTGGCGAATCTCCGGACCTGATTGCGAAATCTTTTATTCTTTCAACTATCTTATTGACAATTTCACAGGGAGGTTCTTGTTCCTTTATGTGACCTTTTGTAAGGGTTTTAAGCCATTTTGCACCTTCGGCAACTTCGCGTTTGCGCTCTTCTTCACGCTCGATCTGAATTTTTTTCTGTTCTACGTTTTCTCTTGACCTCGGGTAGAATATGCCGGCTTTGTATTGAAACAGGAGCTTGTCGTTAATTAGGGCTCTCTGAAGTGCTGCCATCTGTTCCGGATCGGGGTCCTCATACATGAAACCGGCCAGTTCCTGGATTGTAAATCCGGATTCTCCTTCTTCTTCAACAAGTGCCCAAAGTTCTTCTATGTCCAGTTTTTTCGATTTTTCGCTTCTTGCAGAGCTAATACGTTTCAGGGCATCAATAATCTCATCGCGACTTTTGTTTATGTCTATTCTGGGGCCCAGGACTCCCAAAATGCGACTTCTGGAGATATTCAGCTCACGGTTCGCTTCCGAGAGGACCAGTAAACGCTGATTTTTCGTTCCCGTAACCACGGCACAATAAACTTCCTGATCCTGGAAGAATTCTACGACCGTTCCCGGAAGGATTTCCTCTTTCCTGTTCATCTTCCCTCTCTCACTCGAGCTATTCCTGCTACTGTCTGGGCGTAATCGGTTATACCCGATGCCAGGCCTTCAGCAATATATTTGACATAAATTTTGTTTTTCAGAAGTTTTTCTTCTTTTGGGTTACTTATAAAGGCAACTTCAACAAGTATAGCCGGCATGTTTGCCCCCATCAGCACATAAAAGGGCGCCTGTTTTACGCCGAGATCGCGAAGGTGCGTTTTCCGTTTCCGAAGTTCTTTAACCAGATGCTGATGCACGGATTGTGCAAGCTGGGACGATTCTTGAAGTTTTGTTATAAATAGAAGGTCTCTTAATATAGCTTCCAGATCGCTGAGTTTGTGCTCCGCAATGGCGTTTTCCAGTGCAGCAACTCGTGCTGCTTCTTTATCGGCGGAGAAATTCAAAAAGTAGGTTTCTACGCCACCCAGCCTGGGGTCTTCGTGTGCGTTCGTATGAATGGAAATAAAAAGGTCTGCTTTTTTCGCATTCGCAATTGCCGTTCGCTGTTCGAGGGATAGGAATTTGTCGGTTGTTCTGGTGAGGTAAACTTCATATCCACCCCGTTGCTCAAGGATTCTTTTTAATTCTTTTGCTATTGCGAGTGTTACATCCTTTTCGTAAAGGCCTGTCGGTCCTATTGCTCCTTTGTCCTTGCCGCCATGGCCGGGATCGATGACTATTGTGCGTATGTCCAGATGCAGTTGTTCCGGCAGAGAGTCCAAAACTGGAGGCGGCGAAACCACCTTTTTCGGTTCTTTTCCCAATATGTCGACCACTATCCTGAAGGGATTTTCCAGTGTAAACACGCGGTAGTCTCTTATAGATTCCAGATCCAGAACAACCCGGGCGGTTGAAGAATTAAACTGACCGACTCTTATTTGCCTCAGGAAACCGTCAGTTACCGTAATCCGATTTTCAAGATTTTCACCGACATGGCATGAAAAAAGGTCAAGAAACAGGCGGGGAGGCTTTTGAGCCTTCGGGTCTGCGGGTAGCGTATCGACTTCATAACGGACCGGAGAAGATGTGTGCAATACTACTCTGGTATAGTCCGTGCCCGACCAGTGATATACTTCTTCCAGGTATATGAGCCCGGTATCGGTGGTGGTTGACTCTTTTTTAACTTCCGGATGAAGAAATGCAATCTGTTTCTCCAGCTCCTTTGCTTTCTGTGCGGCTTTGTTTCGCATATCGCCGTTGGGAAATAGTTCCTCAACTTTTTTCAACTCCTTGTATGCTTGCTCTATGTCAACAGAGGAATAGAGAATTCCTATGAGGAATTGTGCATCGTCGGCGAGGTTACTTCTCGATAGATGCTGTGTTATTGTCCTGTAATGAAATAGCGCCTTCAGGAAATCACTTTGTTTGCCCGACATGTCGAAGCAACGATGGTAAATTTGGCCCAGATAATAATGGCACTTGTCAGGTGGTGCTTTAGTGCTCTGGAGCGCTCTGTCAAAATGTTCTACGCAGGATTTAAACATGTCCGGGGTGGCTTTTTTGCCCAGCGAAAGAACCCTGCGATAACAGTCCCTGCCTTTCTCGTAATAGCCCGGTTCTTCCTGACCGTAAGCGACGGTTGTTGCGGTGCAGTTGTACGAAAAAGTTGCAATAAGCGCTACGATCCAGAAAATACGGTGATGGTATATTCGTATCATGATTCCGCTGACTCTTGTATTTTCAATTTTCGCTGTAGAGCGTACAGAATCTGCAGAGCCATAAGGGGTGTCGTGCGATCCAGGTCGAGCGAAAGGATTTCCCGCTTTAGCCATTCGTTTGATGATGTAAAAAGTGGGAGCTGGAGCCCCACGTGCTTTTCACGTTTTCTTCTTGCTACTTTAACTCGTTTTGGAATTTCGTAACCCGATGATGCATTTTCCAGTTCCTGCAATTTTTCACCCGCCCTCTGCACAACCGCCTCCGGAAGGCCGGCCAGCCTGGCCACATGAATACCGTAGCTTTTGTTTGCGCCGCCTTCTACCAGCTTATGAAGAAAGACGATTTTCTGGTCCCGTTCTCTTACCGCGACGTTGAAATTCCTGACCCTCTCAAGTATGTCGGCAAGCTCGGTTAGCTCGTGATAATGAGTAGCACATAATGTCTTAACGCCTTTACCGTACAGGTTGTGGAGATGTTCAACTACGGCCCAGGCTATGCTCACTCCGTCGTAGGTGCTGGTTCCCCTGCCTATTTCGTCAAGTATTACAAGACTCTTGGGTGTGGCGTTGTGTAGAATATGGGCGGTTTCTTGCATCTCAACCATAAAGGTTGATCTACCTCGGGCGAGATCGTCGGCGGCTCCAATTCTGGTAAAGATTCTGTCAACTGTGCATATGCGGGCCGATCGGGCAGGAACAAAGCATCCCAGGTGAGCCATCAGAACTATCAGAGCGATCTGCCTCAGGATGGTAGATTTTCCTGCCATGTTAGGTCCCGTAATTACAAGAATTTGATGTGAATCCATGTCAAGATAAACATCGTTGGGGATAAAGGTACCCGGAGGAAGCATTTTTTCCAGTATCGGATGGCGTCCTTCTTTAATGTCTATAAGGCCGTCTTCGTTGATGTTGGGCTTCACGTAGTTATTAACCCGGGAAACCTCGGCAAAGGAGGCTA includes these proteins:
- a CDS encoding N-acetylmuramoyl-L-alanine amidase produces the protein MIRIYHHRIFWIVALIATFSYNCTATTVAYGQEEPGYYEKGRDCYRRVLSLGKKATPDMFKSCVEHFDRALQSTKAPPDKCHYYLGQIYHRCFDMSGKQSDFLKALFHYRTITQHLSRSNLADDAQFLIGILYSSVDIEQAYKELKKVEELFPNGDMRNKAAQKAKELEKQIAFLHPEVKKESTTTDTGLIYLEEVYHWSGTDYTRVVLHTSSPVRYEVDTLPADPKAQKPPRLFLDLFSCHVGENLENRITVTDGFLRQIRVGQFNSSTARVVLDLESIRDYRVFTLENPFRIVVDILGKEPKKVVSPPPVLDSLPEQLHLDIRTIVIDPGHGGKDKGAIGPTGLYEKDVTLAIAKELKRILEQRGGYEVYLTRTTDKFLSLEQRTAIANAKKADLFISIHTNAHEDPRLGGVETYFLNFSADKEAARVAALENAIAEHKLSDLEAILRDLLFITKLQESSQLAQSVHQHLVKELRKRKTHLRDLGVKQAPFYVLMGANMPAILVEVAFISNPKEEKLLKNKIYVKYIAEGLASGITDYAQTVAGIARVREGR